GTACGATCGCTTTAACAAGAAATCCCGGCGGTTGAATCTGTCTTCCGATTGACTCCTCCTCGGCGAAGGTTCCTGCGTGATTTCTCCGGCCCCCACCACCTCCGCTTCGATCGTTGTTTCTGCCAACGGCTCGAGAATCGTGCTCGTGAACAGAATTTCATCTAAACTCGGTCTAATCCTTGCTGCCATTAATGGAGTAAACGGCGACTCCTGACGGAATATTCCCGCACGGCAGAGCGGGCAATTCGGGTGAGAACGGAGCCATATGTCTATACAGTCTATGTGGAAGGCGTGTGAACAAACCGGAAGTGTACGGACATAGTCTTCCTCCTCGAATTCAATCAAACACACCGCGCAATCATGTAACCCACTCTTGTGAATGTACGCGGAGAGGGGAATGGTTTTGATGATCGAATCGTCGAGGCCATATGGCGAGAGCACGCTGAAGGCATCGTTGTGGTCGAAAGAATAAGGTTGCGACTCGATATCTCCGGCCGATGATGACGGGACATACACCCTGCGATGGAGACGCCACCTTCTGTAGCGACGGTAGTTATGTAGGAAATGGCGGGAGAGTTGGCGGGAGTACGTGATGATGACAAAGGCCGTCACGATTATGACCACCATGGCAATTAAAGGTGGACTAAAGTCCACCGGTATTTTAGACTGAGGCGGAGAGGATGCATGGGAAGAAGTCGTGGAGGAAAGTGGTGGCTCTAGAAAGGAGCTGGTGGCGGTTACTGGTGAGGCAGACTGTTGCTGTGGGCGGAAGAGGAAGTATCGGTGAAGCGGCGCCGGCGCAGGGGCTAGCCGACGGTGAGCCATGGTGGTGGCGGCGGCGATGGCGGCGGCAGTGGTTTTGATTTTGTGAGGATTTATTTGAAAGCACACAGATTAGAAGGTGCGGTTGGGTCGATTGATTTTGGTTCGGTAGTGGATTTTGTGTATGGTGGGCGATTGACACGTCATTTTACCAAATTTAATGCCAAGagacttttttttttaagtaaCAAACTTATTTTCactatttaatataaatattttatgtttaagattactaattaattatgtaatatttctctattttaaaatcttaaaattttacTAGTGAAAGATCCTATCATTAAAATTCTCATTCTTTGGGAGATAATCTTCAAATTTTCTTGATACACTAAATCATCGATCCCGATCTCTTCCCAACTCCCTTTCTCTATTATCATCCTAAAACCAATAATGACACTTATTTTTAtaaagagtatgtctcttgtgagacgttctcacgaagttttatctgtgagacgagtataaaaagtaataatttttcctgGATGATCTTAATAAGAtacctgtctcacaaaatacgactcgtgagatcgtctcatacaagtttttatcTTTTATAAATATAGTACAATTCGCTAAGtaagttgaattttttttaaaaaacccttATGTAATGAAAAGACGAAATGGTATTGGACGAGAAATTCCATATTATCCTTCTAGAACCGTGACATACAAATATGATGTAAAcaatttgcggaaaataaataaattaatatattatgaAAATTTGTAATTAATTCATCACATGAGGGATCATTAATGATGTTCCTACTTTTTGGACTTGTAGAATTGTAGTGTGAGTAGAAGCAAAGGTAGCTTGGATAGTTGGGTATACTGTGTTTTTACTAAGAGGTCAGTGGTTCAGTCGCTTCCTGTCATCTCAGCTTAATTtgaagataaaaatttgtgtgagacgatctcactgatcgtattttgtgagacatatcttttatttggatcattaatgaaaaattattaccttttatgctaaaaatattattttttattataaatatcggTAGTATTtttccgtctcacaaataaagattcgtaaaaCCGTATCACAAGAGACCAACTCTAATTTAAGTATGTTATGCAAAATTTGTCCATGTAGTTTATTTGATCGACATAATTTACTGACTACTGTGTTGATTTTTTAAGTTTATCCAGAACACaccaatatataaaaaaatgggTTGGGTCCATAAATTTGATAAGAAATTGCTTTTAATATGACTTGTCTCTTTCCAAAGTTTCCTTACACTAAGCATTTATAGCTTATGACAGGACATGTTACATTTTAAACCCCTATAGTTAACAAGATAAGCCCTCAACATGTGGGAATCAATAGCCCCATGACTTTTCATAATCGTGGAATTTTGACGTAAAGAAATCCCCTATTAccacaaacaaacaaaaatatCTCCCTGgctcaattttttattttttattttttggaattTTTAAGTTGGTGCCATAACTCTTCCTATAACTTGTACTGAAATAAATAATAgaatgaaatataatttttttttaattttaaaatgaaaagaatataaaatcataaattttttggAATTTTCAAGTCGGTGCCATAATTCTTCGTATAACTCGTATTGTAAATAAATTATAGaatgaaatatattttaaaaaattttaaaatgaaaagaATGTAGAACATAAAGAAAAAAGtctaaatttaataaatagtatagataataacaataatatagCCTTATTATTAATCTATAGGCCCTTGATTATGATTGAAAGCCCACATTTTTAATGTTATTTGTGTGATTAAATATCACTTCTCAAAAGGTgtgataattaataatttttgaatAGTGATCATGATAAGATTGTATATTGACCATAATACCCTTGAATTGTTTTCTTTcatataatatgaaaattaaaattagtgaaaatttaataattaatataatatttaaatttttactatatttttttataaattaatttcatatattttaattattttactcattttaaagaaaataaattgtaattcttaaattaaatttttataaatttgtaatcttgttatttaatttttttatgaaaataaatattttttcaattctaattttttaaatgatttaaattaattttaataaatgtaaattataattataaatatttaattatctatccaattattttaagaatatatatttaattagcatttgaggcattttggtcattacaataaaatttacaaaattaatccatctttttaaaatcataccaaacttATTTATCCCACCATACTATTAATCTatatatctcattttttaatcactctaattattaatcatttaATTATCCTATCACACATAACAAACAGAGCCTTAAAGAATAAAAATTTAATCAGAACTTGTGGAAATTAAAATC
This region of Primulina eburnea isolate SZY01 chromosome 14, ASM2296580v1, whole genome shotgun sequence genomic DNA includes:
- the LOC140812902 gene encoding RING-H2 finger protein ATL65-like is translated as MAHRRLAPAPAPLHRYFLFRPQQQSASPVTATSSFLEPPLSSTTSSHASSPPQSKIPVDFSPPLIAMVVIIVTAFVIITYSRQLSRHFLHNYRRYRRWRLHRRVYVPSSSAGDIESQPYSFDHNDAFSVLSPYGLDDSIIKTIPLSAYIHKSGLHDCAVCLIEFEEEDYVRTLPVCSHAFHIDCIDIWLRSHPNCPLCRAGIFRQESPFTPLMAARIRPSLDEILFTSTILEPLAETTIEAEVVGAGEITQEPSPRRSQSEDRFNRRDFLLKRSYSFGFERNIASERLVLEPVTASPCRYRRALGVGGGFWCKRPSPFTALTKHRVFSSRYYRGMKSPFFRRRSIGSFLPLSESSFRTCLSSGGGVGGGGGCSSRRSKSFASPMFLHRSSGVTTLFSPSRLRSGDPEALLSPERLSGRRQGTGVN